A section of the Humulus lupulus chromosome 2, drHumLupu1.1, whole genome shotgun sequence genome encodes:
- the LOC133814315 gene encoding uncharacterized protein LOC133814315 gives MEQLQEMFGHKSRQARFEATKKYANARMTPGMHVRDHFIKMTNYFQEAELHGATIDEETQVGLILNRLAPSFLPFTTKYLLRILKYGMTQLMNELQMFEEMASANVFDLYNIHEEEEVPLVRKRKSTRKHDGESSQVPSAKKN, from the exons ATGGAGCAACTTCAGGAAATGTTTGGACACAAATCTAGACAAGCTCGTTTCGAGGCAACGAAGAAGTATGCTAATGCAAGGATGACGCCTGGAAtgcatgttcgtgatcacttCATCAAGATGACGAACTACTTTCAAGAGGCAGAATTGCACGGAGCCACCATAGACGAGGAAACTCAAGTGGGGCTTATTCTGAATAGGCTTGCTCCCAGTtttcttccattcaccaccaaatACTTACTAAGAATATTGAAGTACGGAATGACTCAACTTATGAACGAGCTTCAAATGTTTGAAG AAATGGCTTCTGCAAACGTTTTCGATCTATACAACATTCATGAGGAGGAAGAGGTTCCCTTGGTTCGAAAGAGGAAATCGACCAGGAAACATGATGGTGAGTCCAGTCAGGTGCCTTCGGCCAAGAAGAACTGA